A region from the Eptesicus fuscus isolate TK198812 chromosome 1, DD_ASM_mEF_20220401, whole genome shotgun sequence genome encodes:
- the TIMP1 gene encoding metalloproteinase inhibitor 1 isoform X2, translating to MHPGSLEACGFRKTATATPAPAPCVDIYPPLLRPCRHRRRPDPASREAPSEVESIMATFESLASGILLLLCLTAPSRACTCVPSHPQMAFCNSDLVIKAKFIGTAEVNHTTLYQRYEIKMTKMFKGFNALGDVPDVQFVHTPAMESVCGYFHQSQNRSEEFLIAGHLWNGHLHITTCSYVVPWNSLSSAQRRGFTKLYSAGCEECTVFPCSSIPCKLQSNNHCLWTDQLLTGSDKGFQSRHLACLPQKPGMCNWQSLRPRSA from the exons ATGCATCCAGGAAGCTTGGAGGCCTGTGGTTTCCGCAAGACTGCCacagccacccccgcccccgccccttgcGTGGACATTTATCCTCCGCTGCTCAGGCCCTGCCGCCATCGCCGCAGACCAGACCCAGCGTCTAGAGAGGCTCCATCAGAGGTAG AATCCATCATGGCCACCTTCGAATCCCTGGCCTCCGGCATCCTGTTGTTGCTGTGTCTGACAGCCCCTAGCAGGGCCTGTACCTGTGTCCCATCCCACCCACAGATGGCCTTCTGCAACTCTGACCTCG TCATCAAGGCCAAGTTCATAGGGACAGCAGAAGTCAACCATACAACTTTATATCAGCGTTATGAGATTAAGATGACCAAG ATGTTCAAAGGGTTCAACGCCTTGGGCGATGTCCCTGACGTCCAGTTCGTCCACACCCCAGCCATGGAGAGCGTCTGCGGATACTTCCACCAGTCTCAGAACCGCAGCGAGGAGTTTCTCATCGCTG gacaccTGTGGAACGGGCACCTGCACATCACCACCTGCAGTTACGTGGTCCCCTGGAACAGTCTGAGCTCCGCTCAGCGACGGGGCTTCACCAAGCTCTACAGTGCTGGTTGTGAGGAATGCACA gTATTTCCCTGCTCATCCATTCCCTGCAAACTGCAGAGTAATAATCACTGTTTGTGGACGGACCAGCTGCTTACTGGCTCTGACAAGGGCTTCCAGAGCCGccaccttgcctgcctgccacagAAGCCAGGGATGTGCAACTGGCAGTCCCTGCGGCCCCGGAGCGCCTGA
- the TIMP1 gene encoding metalloproteinase inhibitor 1 isoform X1 — MATFESLASGILLLLCLTAPSRACTCVPSHPQMAFCNSDLVIKAKFIGTAEVNHTTLYQRYEIKMTKMFKGFNALGDVPDVQFVHTPAMESVCGYFHQSQNRSEEFLIAGHLWNGHLHITTCSYVVPWNSLSSAQRRGFTKLYSAGCEECTVFPCSSIPCKLQSNNHCLWTDQLLTGSDKGFQSRHLACLPQKPGMCNWQSLRPRSA; from the exons ATGGCCACCTTCGAATCCCTGGCCTCCGGCATCCTGTTGTTGCTGTGTCTGACAGCCCCTAGCAGGGCCTGTACCTGTGTCCCATCCCACCCACAGATGGCCTTCTGCAACTCTGACCTCG TCATCAAGGCCAAGTTCATAGGGACAGCAGAAGTCAACCATACAACTTTATATCAGCGTTATGAGATTAAGATGACCAAG ATGTTCAAAGGGTTCAACGCCTTGGGCGATGTCCCTGACGTCCAGTTCGTCCACACCCCAGCCATGGAGAGCGTCTGCGGATACTTCCACCAGTCTCAGAACCGCAGCGAGGAGTTTCTCATCGCTG gacaccTGTGGAACGGGCACCTGCACATCACCACCTGCAGTTACGTGGTCCCCTGGAACAGTCTGAGCTCCGCTCAGCGACGGGGCTTCACCAAGCTCTACAGTGCTGGTTGTGAGGAATGCACA gTATTTCCCTGCTCATCCATTCCCTGCAAACTGCAGAGTAATAATCACTGTTTGTGGACGGACCAGCTGCTTACTGGCTCTGACAAGGGCTTCCAGAGCCGccaccttgcctgcctgccacagAAGCCAGGGATGTGCAACTGGCAGTCCCTGCGGCCCCGGAGCGCCTGA